The Punica granatum isolate Tunisia-2019 chromosome 4, ASM765513v2, whole genome shotgun sequence genome has a window encoding:
- the LOC116204910 gene encoding protein SENSITIVE TO PROTON RHIZOTOXICITY 1 → MEDLKMDIEERICTEIWPKPSSQNNLAKQVNQTQPSFSNFGLQKDQSPWEDSSLRDHGVRIGPPFSEYNQASDQIRSSLQSNNSKNSNQDGGVQQTNESLQIGKAQDWDPRAMLNNLSFLEQKIHQLQDLVHLIVGRRGQVLGQSDDVVVQQQQLITADLTSIIVQLISTAGSLLPSVKHKIAGPNPPPIGHLGQLGGILYNSGVGSNAANAKQSSGGSQKVPDQPNPVDPAGDTDRSYPIEEHDLKEEDDADEGENLPPGSYEILQLEKEEILAPHTHFCTICGKGFKRDANLRMHMRGHGDEYKTPEALAKPNKGNNSETMLLKRYSCPFAGCKRNKDHKKFQPLKTILCVKNHYKRTHCDKSYTCSRCNTKKFSVIADLKTHEKHCGKDKWLCSCGTTFSRKDKLFGHITLFQGHTPAIPLDENKGAAGPSEQGETAHGEKSKVAQNISFSFDSGSNNGGGIQDMIDMKSTIDDPSGCFSPLNFDSCSFSGFNDFTRAAFDDSDGGLSFYIPGSCNYDQKNGGQSSCSNLE, encoded by the coding sequence ATGGAGGATCTAAAGATGGATATTGAAGAAAGGATATGCACAGAAATCTGGCCAAAACCTTCTTCCCAGAACAATCTAGCGAAACAAGTCAACCAAACTCAGCCGTCTTTCTCCAATTTCGGTCTGCAGAAAGATCAGTCCCCGTGGGAAGACTCTTCACTTAGAGACCATGGCGTGAGGATCGGCCCTCCATTTTCAGAATACAACCAGGCTTCGGATCAGATCCGCTCCTCCCTTCAGTCCAATAACAGCAAAAACAGCAACCAAGATGGGGGAGTTCAGCAAACCAACGAATCACTTCAAATCGGCAAGGCCCAAGATTGGGATCCTCGAGCAATGTTGAACAACCTTTCGTTCTTGGAGCAGAAGATCCATCAATTGCAGGATCTGGTGCATCTCATTGTTGGCCGAAGAGGCCAAGTTTTGGGACAGAGTGATGATGTGGTGGTGCAGCAACAGCAGCTCATAACTGCTGATCTTACATCAATAATCGTCCAGCTGATATCTACTGCAGGAAGTCTCTTGCCGTCGGTAAAGCATAAGATTGCAGGACCTAACCCTCCACCAATTGGACATCTTGGGCAGCTCGGTGGAATACTATATAATTCTGGGGTAGGTTCGAATGCAGCAAATGCAAAGCAGAGCAGTGGAGGAAGCCAAAAAGTTCCCGATCAGCCCAACCCGGTGGATCCCGCAGGTGATACTGATCGTAGTTACCCTATTGAGGAGCATGAtttgaaagaagaagatgatgcagaTGAAGGGGAGAATCTACCCCCTGGTTCCTACGAGATTTTACAGCTCGAGAAAGAAGAAATCCTCGCTCCTCACACCCATTTCTGCACGATTTGTGGGAAGGGATTCAAGAGGGATGCTAATTTGCGAATGCATATGAGGGGTCATGGAGACGAATACAAGACCCCAGAAGCACTCGCAAAACCGAACAAAGGGAATAATTCCGAGACAATGCTTCTTAAGAGGTATTCCTGCCCTTTTGCAGGCTGTAAACGGAACAAGGATCACAAGAAGTTCCAACCTCTGAAGACTATCTTGTGTGTCAAGAACCATTACAAGAGAACCCACTGCGATAAGAGCTACACCTGCAGCAGATGCAACACGAAGAAGTTCTCGGTGATTGCAGATCTCAAGACTCACGAGAAGCACTGTGGGAAGGACAAGTGGCTTTGTTCCTGTGGGACCACATTCTCGAGGAAGGACAAGCTATTCGGGCACATTACTCTGTTCCAAGGTCACACTCCTGCAATCCCCTTAGATGAGAATAAAGGAGCAGCAGGCCCGTCTGAGCAAGGAGAAACAGCTCATGGAGAGAAAAGTAAGGTTGCTCAAAACATAAGTTTCAGTTTCGACTCGGGTTCTAATAATGGAGGTGGGATCCAAGATATGATAGATATGAAAAGCACTATTGATGATCCTTCTGGCTGCTTTTCTCCCTTAAACTTTGATTCGTGTAGTTTCAGTGGGTTTAACGATTTCACCCGAGCTGCTTTTGATGATTCGGATGGTGGGTTATCATTCTACATTCCTGGGTCTTGTAATTATGATCAGAAAAATGGAGGGCAAAGTAGTTGTAGCAATCTAGAGTGA